The following DNA comes from candidate division WOR-3 bacterium.
TGCACAATTGTGCATATATCAATATTGTATTTATGAAGAAAAAGAATTTTTCTATTGATTTAAATAAAATAATGTATATAATCTGTGGTAAACAAGGGGGTTAGTAGTATGAGAAAGATAGAACGAAAAAAACCAATGAAGGAAATAATGTATCGCGAATCACGTATTGCTCAGGTATTGGGTGAACCATCTAAGTATTTGATTGTTAATCTTATTTTTCAAGAGGGACCATTGAGTGTTTCCGAAATAGCAAAAAAAGTCAATAGAACGCAACCTACTGTTTCTCACCATCTGGCAAAACTGAGAAGTTTAGAGATTGTCCGCTACGAGGCTAAAAATGATGGTTTTTATTACTGGATAAAATACCCGAAAGAATTAAAGATGATCCTGACAGCGTTGAATGTTTTTGTTCAACGTAGCCGTAAACGGTTGGAACACGATACTTAAAATATCAAACATATTTTATATATAGATAATTGTGCATATGTACAATTACGCAATTGCATATATTTAACTTGGTGTTTTAAGAGGGATTTTTTTTGGTGAGAGGAGAAACGTAGGTGTTTTACTTTAATATTTTAAACTGATATATTTTAAACTGATATATTTTAATTAAGGATGCTGATAAGGTAATATATTGTGTGATGAATGAATTGTGTAGAATAATATTGTGTATTACTTAAAATGCGTAATTGAATAGATTGTGTGTTAGATGAAAGGATGGAGATTGCTGTTGACACTTAATAAAATTTTCTTGATTTGAAAGTATATATTTGTATAATAGGGGCATTGGTGACAAAGACGAAGAATTATTATTTGACCATTGCTTCACGATTCGGTGACCTGGCGGTTGTATGGCAGGAGAATGGTCGGTCTGTGAAGATCGTTGAGATTCTTTTGCCGCATGCAGACGAACCGATAACCAGACGTCTCAGACGACTCTATGGAAATATTCTGCGCAGCAGCGCAGAACCTGTTTTGAAATTGAAGAAGAAACTCCTTACGTATCTGGCGGGCAAACAGACTTTTTTCGGCCTGAGTGATTTTGACCTGGATAAATTATATACATTCCAGAGACGGGTTCTTGACGGATGCCGGAAAATCCCTTACGGGAGGGTGATTAGTTATGGAGATTTGGCGGAAAAAATCGGCACACCGCGTGCCGCGCGCGCCGTGGGTACGGCCCTGGCAAAGAATCCTTTCCCGATCGTAATCCCCTGCCATCGTGTAATAAAAGGTAATGGTCTACCCGGGAAGTTCGGCGGCGGCGAAGAGCTCAAAAAAGACCTTTTGAAACTTGAAGGGGTGAGGTTTTACGAAAACAGTAGGGTGATGAGAGAGTTTATTCTTTGAGTGTAAACTCCCAGGCGCAATAAAAATCATCAGGATGAGGGTCGGGCGGACAGCACAGGCATTTTGTTTCAATGCGCGGATCGATTGTTTTTGCAAAATAGGAATATTCGATTATTCCGACGGGTTTACAGGGGAAATCCGGGAGCCCTTTTCTTTTGCGGGCGGCCTGGACACGGCAGTTGTTCATTCGGAAGACACATCTGTTTTCCGTTACTTCAGTGACTTCCTGGATGTTTATGAATGCATAGAGTCTGAACTTGAGAGCCTGAATCAACGCCTGGATGCCCCCGCCTTCTGCTATATTCAATCTCTTCATTATGCGCCGGGCTTCAATCCGGGTGAATTCCCGCCATGCCCTGCCGTCGAGTTCAATTGCGGTTTCCAGATTGAATTTGTTTTCAACCGCCTGGAACCAGAGGCCGTCATGGGCGAGCCAGTTCTTTGCGGCGTCGGTGAGTAACCCCAGAAGTTCTTCTTTATTCAGGTCCTTCGGTTCAATCATCTCTTCCTCCTGTTGTTTTATTATAGTGCTTCATAATATTTAAGACCTTGATGTATAACTAATTTTATTTTTTTATCCTGTTCGAGTTGTTCCAGACATTTTATCACTTCATTTTGATGCAGTCCGAGTGCACCGCAGATATCCTGCAGTGTTACAGGCCTTCGTTTTATCAGGCCGAGTATCGCATTTTCTTTGTCAGCCAGTTCTTCTGTCTTTTTGACCTTTTTGAACGCCACCACGATTTCGCAGGAACCGCCGAAGAACTTTTTTATTCTTTCCAGATCACTAAACGAAAGCGGTCGTGCATACTCTTCACTGGGCGGTCTGACCACGGTATTGAGGTCTATTCTGTCGGGCTTTATTCTCTCGATCGCGGTCTTCAATTTCTCGAGCTCTTCCTCGGTGTCATTCATCCCTTTTATGAGCATCAATTCCAGCCATATCTTCCCTTTGAATTTCTTTCGGAAGTCGCTCTGTCCTTTGATTATCTTTTCAACGGTCAGATCATTGTGGGGTCGGTTTATCTTTCTGAAGGTCTCTTCACTCGCGCTGCACAGGGTGGGCAGGATCAGATCGGCTTTGAGGAGCTGTTCAGCGATCTCAGGGATCCAGAGCAATGAGCCGTTGGTGAGTACGGCGACGGGTATTTCAGTGATCTGCTTGATTTCTTTTATTAAATAACCGATTTCTGAATGGAGGGTGGGTTCACCCGAACCTGAGAATGTGAGGTAGTCGATCTGTTTGCCGAGTTTCAAAGTATCCTTTACTTCTTTTATTATATCATCAGGCGGTGAATATCGTTTTTGCTCGATGGTTTTATTTGTCGTCTTACCGAGCTGACAATAGATACAGTCGAAACTGCAGTTTTTATAAGGGATGATGTCAATACCCAGGGAAAAACCGAGTCGGCGTGAAGGCACAGGACCGTATGTGTATCTATTCATTTTTTTTTATTTGTGATCAAAACAACACTGCCTGTTTTGATGTTGATATCCCGGGCGATGACCGGGCACTTTATCTTCAAGAGGAAGAAGATGGTTCGTTTCTGGTCGGAGAGGGTTTCGTAATTTCCTTGTCCCTTGCTTATTACCATATCGGCTTCGGTGAATATCCGTTTGAATTCTTCGGTGCAGAGTCCCAAGATGGTGCCGGGCGCATCGCATCCCGATGAAATTACTTCGGCTACTTTATCGATGCCCGCTTCCAGGGCGTCTTCCATTGTCGCGTCATTGATTATCGGTTTGCTGCGCACCGCGTATTTAACCGGTTTGTTCAGTTGTTCAATCAGTAATCTGTCCAGCACCGTCTCGCCGGCGTTGTCGCCGATGTAAAGAATCCATTTTGCATCTGAGAGTGATTTCTTGAATAAATCATATTCACACAGATCAAAATCTTTTTCATAGAGGGTGCTCAGTTCTTCTTTGATGTTGAAGTTCGGGTTGGCTCCGAAGTCGATCGCATTGCTGAGAGCGGCGAACTTCAAAGCTGTATACAAGGGGTCGGCTGATTCGGTGATTTTTTTTCGGAGTTCGTCGTATGAAGCGAGAAGATAGCCGGTGCATTTTTTCTTGGCTTCTTTAAAAGGGTCTTCGATGTTCGACGCCTGATAGATCGCCTTGTACACCATCATACCGATTTCAGGCGGTGTCGTGTCCATTGAGATTTTCGGGATGAGTGCGGCGATACGGTCAAAGATGTCTTTTATCTTCTGCTCATCAAGACGCGCCGTCTGTGCCGCGGTGAGCGCCTGTTTAAAAAAACATGGAATACATTCTAAATATGTCTTCGTTTTATCTGATTCCTTTCGTTTAGAATAATGATTTTTGGTTTTATCGCGTGTGCTTCCTGCGCATTGACGAGTGTATATGCAAGGATGCAGAGTTTGTCGCCCACTTTACCTTTATGGGAAGCCGGACCGTAGAGCACCATCTTGCCTGACCCGGCTTTTTCCGCAATCACGTAAGTTTCCAGTCGCTCGCCGTTGTTGTAATTGAGCACCTGAACCTTTTCACCGGCTACAATATTTGCAGCTTCCATAATTTTACTGTCAATGCCCATGCTGCCTTTGTAGTATAAACGGGTTTTTGTAATCGTCGCCTCTGTGATCTTTGATTTCAAAACTTCAATAAAGGTGGGTGTGGTCGTCTGGACTGCATCAGAGATCATTTCTCGATGGCTTTTAAAAGGAATGTGTGGTAATTTTTTAAGTGGTATGAAACGTGCCTCGGTTGTGTCTGAACCAGGTTTTGGTTTTTCAGTAAGGGCTTTGACTTCATAACCGATTAGAACGATATTGCCGTAAACTTTTGTCTTTTCTGTGTAGACGCCGAGCAGTCTCTTAATATTACCTTTGATGTTTGTTTCTTCTTCCAGTTCCCGGATCACTGCTCGTTCCGGTGTTTCATTCTGTTCCATAAAGCCGGTCGGCAGTGCCCATTTTCCTTTTCCCGGTGCGACCCCCCTTTTTATGAGAAGCACTTCATCTTTTTCATTGCGTACGAACGCCGCGACACTGGGCAAGGGATTATGATAATGCGTCCAGCCGCAGGCTTCACAGGTCAAGCGCGGCGCATCTTCTTTTTTTCGAATTGTCAAACGACTTCCGCAAATCGGACAGAATTTATATTTTTTCATCAAATTCTTCCTTTTTTTTGTTCAATGCTTTAATCAAACTCTTCAGGTCGACATTATTCTGCCGGGCGAGTTCTTCGACAGTACCCCAGAACGGTTCTCCGCAGACAAGGCAGGGCAGACCGAAATCAATAAAGACCTTTGTCATGCCGGGATATTTGGCAACTATCTCCTCGACAGAAGTTTGTTCGGTTATCTTCATATCTAATTATATTCATTAGCTGAAAAAAATCAATATGGAAAGGGGAAAGGGCATAGGGCGAAACGGAGAAAGGGTGAAGCGGTGAAACGGGAAATGGGGGAAAGGGAGAAACGGGGCATAGGGCATAGGGGAAAGGGAGCTTGACATGAGGGAATTTCTGCTTATAGTTTATGACGCGCTGAGATTATGAATACGATTGAATTCAAACCCATCGGTGTGATCCATACACCGTTTAAAGAGCCGAAAGGAACTCCGATCCAGCCGAAAGCCGGTAAGGGAATCAGGGGAGTCGTTGAACTCCAGCCGGAATACGTGGATGGTCTTGCTGATTTACAGAATTTTTCCCACCTCATTCTGATTTATCATCTGCATCTGAGCCGGGGGTTTAAGCTGAAAGTGGTGCCTTATCTGGATGATGAAGAGCGGGGTCTTTTCGCAACCCGGGCA
Coding sequences within:
- a CDS encoding ArsR family transcriptional regulator, with product MRKIERKKPMKEIMYRESRIAQVLGEPSKYLIVNLIFQEGPLSVSEIAKKVNRTQPTVSHHLAKLRSLEIVRYEAKNDGFYYWIKYPKELKMILTALNVFVQRSRKRLEHDT
- a CDS encoding MGMT family protein: MKIVEILLPHADEPITRRLRRLYGNILRSSAEPVLKLKKKLLTYLAGKQTFFGLSDFDLDKLYTFQRRVLDGCRKIPYGRVISYGDLAEKIGTPRAARAVGTALAKNPFPIVIPCHRVIKGNGLPGKFGGGEELKKDLLKLEGVRFYENSRVMREFIL
- a CDS encoding radical SAM protein, which codes for MNRYTYGPVPSRRLGFSLGIDIIPYKNCSFDCIYCQLGKTTNKTIEQKRYSPPDDIIKEVKDTLKLGKQIDYLTFSGSGEPTLHSEIGYLIKEIKQITEIPVAVLTNGSLLWIPEIAEQLLKADLILPTLCSASEETFRKINRPHNDLTVEKIIKGQSDFRKKFKGKIWLELMLIKGMNDTEEELEKLKTAIERIKPDRIDLNTVVRPPSEEYARPLSFSDLERIKKFFGGSCEIVVAFKKVKKTEELADKENAILGLIKRRPVTLQDICGALGLHQNEVIKCLEQLEQDKKIKLVIHQGLKYYEAL
- a CDS encoding DUF89 family protein, producing MYTRQCAGSTRDKTKNHYSKRKESDKTKTYLECIPCFFKQALTAAQTARLDEQKIKDIFDRIAALIPKISMDTTPPEIGMMVYKAIYQASNIEDPFKEAKKKCTGYLLASYDELRKKITESADPLYTALKFAALSNAIDFGANPNFNIKEELSTLYEKDFDLCEYDLFKKSLSDAKWILYIGDNAGETVLDRLLIEQLNKPVKYAVRSKPIINDATMEDALEAGIDKVAEVISSGCDAPGTILGLCTEEFKRIFTEADMVISKGQGNYETLSDQKRTIFFLLKIKCPVIARDINIKTGSVVLITNKKK
- a CDS encoding DUF1858 domain-containing protein translates to MKITEQTSVEEIVAKYPGMTKVFIDFGLPCLVCGEPFWGTVEELARQNNVDLKSLIKALNKKKEEFDEKI
- the tsaA gene encoding tRNA (N6-threonylcarbamoyladenosine(37)-N6)-methyltransferase TrmO, with the translated sequence MNTIEFKPIGVIHTPFKEPKGTPIQPKAGKGIRGVVELQPEYVDGLADLQNFSHLILIYHLHLSRGFKLKVVPYLDDEERGLFATRAPRRPNAIGLSVVRLDKIEKNKLYVRDIDIIDGTPLLDIKPYVPVFDEPEKVKLGWLKQRVHKLPGKKDDGRFID